CGCAATTACTTGATTGTTATCACATATAAAGTACATTTTTCTAAACCTGTATTTCTTCTTTTCCATGTTGCACGTTTTATCTAAAATATAAATGTAAAATTAGATGCTAATATTTTTAGCATATTTTTTTAGATAAAGTGTATCTGTTTACTTTTAAGAGTATCAAATATTAAAATGTACTTGCTGGCCTATGCCTCCGGTGCAAAATGAGCCTTTGATTTTGTTTTAATCTTCAATAATCGATCTTTGCTTTGTGTGTCGTAAATCTGTTCTACCATCTTAGTCGACGTATGCCCATTCTTCCTCGCTGCTTTTTTGGTAGCTATCCTTATAGCTTTTCTGACCTCGCTATTTATATCCTCAGACGTCCGAGAGTGTTTTAAGGAGTAGAAATCAGCTGTGATCCCGAGTTGCCGTTTCACATAGTTATTCCACCTCCGGCAAATTTGTTCCTGACGAATAGGGCCACCCCTAAACATTGGTTTAAGAGCCTCAGAGAAAATAAATAGGAGATTTCCTGGCTTTCCACCTGGCACACAACTCTTTGAGAGATTCGGATTATTCCTGTTTTCTAAGAGTAATTTATCAGCCTCTGCAATAACTTCTTTCCAAAGATTATACGCACCTGGTTCAATAGCTTTCTTATCCCACCGGCTTTCTTTATCCTTTTTGACCATCACTTTAAACCATCTTTCTTTTAAATTGACGTTCTCAATGGTTACGCCTAATAATTCCCTCTCCCGACAACCAGAATGAAAGAATATCCTGGCAAAACGCCAAAAGGTATAATGGTTTTCTCTTAAGTGATTGTCTACTCTTTTCCGATCTTCTGATGTTAGTGTTTCCCTTTGTTTTTTAATGCCCTTTCGCTTTCGAATACCGTCCATAGGGTTTGATTCCATCGCTTCTAATTCATTCAATTCAATGAAAATGGTTCTTAAATCAGTGCGATACCTGTTAAAATTATTGGCGGTCCACCTATCACCCTTGTTATTCCCAATCTCGTCCAAAACCAGTCTGATTAATTTTCTTGAAATTGAGGAAATTGGCATGTCTGCAACTACAGCACCCTTGTATTTTATATTCCTTGCCGCTTTCTCTATATGGGGGATCTTGTTTTTTATATCCTTTTTCGCCTCGCCATCCATCACCTTTGATTCTAAAGCAAGTTCTAATGCTTTAATGAAAGGGGTATTCTCGTCAATAACACCTTCTCTTGACTTCTCAGCTTCTTTTTCAAGTATCGTTTTTGTAATAGGGTTATAGAATTGATTTTCAAGTAAATCTAATTCTACATCGATAAGATATTGCATCAGCTGGCGGCGGCTTGATAGATCTTTAGCACGGTTTATTCCACCTTTAATGGTAACAGCTTTCCCATTGGGATACCTATCTTTCATGCTTGGATCATAAAAAGTGTATTCGATTCGCCAAATTTTCTTTAGAGAAGAACTGGAAGTAGTGGTTTTCCAGTTACTGGGGAAGAAGTTAAGTTCACTGTAGCGACAGCCGTCTGTTCTGTGAATCATCTGAATAGCTTTTTTAAAAGTGTCCGCGTTTTCGTCCACGTTTTACTAAAAGCTATAA
This window of the Chitinophaga sancti genome carries:
- a CDS encoding tyrosine-type recombinase/integrase; translation: MDENADTFKKAIQMIHRTDGCRYSELNFFPSNWKTTTSSSSLKKIWRIEYTFYDPSMKDRYPNGKAVTIKGGINRAKDLSSRRQLMQYLIDVELDLLENQFYNPITKTILEKEAEKSREGVIDENTPFIKALELALESKVMDGEAKKDIKNKIPHIEKAARNIKYKGAVVADMPISSISRKLIRLVLDEIGNNKGDRWTANNFNRYRTDLRTIFIELNELEAMESNPMDGIRKRKGIKKQRETLTSEDRKRVDNHLRENHYTFWRFARIFFHSGCRERELLGVTIENVNLKERWFKVMVKKDKESRWDKKAIEPGAYNLWKEVIAEADKLLLENRNNPNLSKSCVPGGKPGNLLFIFSEALKPMFRGGPIRQEQICRRWNNYVKRQLGITADFYSLKHSRTSEDINSEVRKAIRIATKKAARKNGHTSTKMVEQIYDTQSKDRLLKIKTKSKAHFAPEA